The following coding sequences lie in one Changpingibacter yushuensis genomic window:
- a CDS encoding ATP-binding protein, producing MRRRAIQMTTAAVAVAVLLLGVPGVVLGTALIWYNAESAVQSRAVSVASMVEQRTEADEQITTGVLERYAYQAGEIPARITVLSPEGRLDAGEEIVGPKISRAVTTSGDTTVTVAIPRNTLVRSVAWFLLVSVGVVAFSFLVGVMVALHQSRRLSAPLIYLAAAAEQLGAGQTRPLMEESGIEEIDLVYEELVRTADRMAGRISAERQFAADASHQLRTPLAALSMRIEEIQYISKEPEVQEEAEKCLEQVERLTGVVEDLLANSRSAAGGHTEAVRIGPIFEQQFDEWHRSFEAEGRKLECTDEANLAILAKPASLSQIIATLIENSLKYGAGKTTVVSKKVGHGVVVDVTDEGKGVPEDLTEAIFRKGVSTGGSTGIGLPLARSLAENDGGRLELTQASPPVFTLSMNAVPQSLDPEKVLPSGAIITMGSRRRRH from the coding sequence GTGCGCCGGCGCGCAATTCAGATGACCACCGCCGCTGTGGCGGTGGCCGTCCTCTTGTTGGGTGTACCAGGTGTTGTGCTGGGAACTGCTTTGATCTGGTACAACGCCGAATCCGCGGTGCAGAGCCGCGCTGTCTCCGTGGCATCCATGGTTGAACAGCGCACGGAAGCTGATGAGCAGATAACCACTGGGGTACTGGAGCGCTACGCCTATCAGGCGGGTGAAATCCCTGCGCGAATCACAGTGTTGTCTCCTGAGGGAAGGCTAGACGCTGGCGAGGAGATAGTAGGACCAAAGATCTCGCGGGCTGTGACCACGAGTGGCGACACCACGGTAACTGTTGCGATCCCGCGTAACACCTTGGTCCGCTCAGTTGCTTGGTTCCTGTTGGTCAGCGTGGGCGTTGTCGCGTTTTCCTTCCTCGTGGGAGTGATGGTTGCCCTGCACCAATCGCGGCGACTATCTGCGCCGCTCATCTACCTCGCTGCCGCGGCTGAGCAACTTGGAGCCGGGCAAACCCGCCCTCTCATGGAGGAATCCGGCATTGAGGAAATCGACCTCGTCTACGAAGAGCTAGTCCGAACTGCAGACAGAATGGCGGGGCGAATATCAGCCGAGCGCCAGTTCGCTGCGGACGCCTCGCACCAACTGCGTACGCCACTTGCTGCGCTCTCCATGAGGATTGAAGAGATCCAGTACATCTCCAAGGAGCCTGAGGTTCAGGAGGAGGCTGAGAAGTGCCTCGAACAGGTGGAGCGTCTCACAGGTGTTGTGGAGGATCTCTTGGCGAACTCCCGCTCCGCAGCAGGAGGTCACACAGAAGCGGTCCGAATTGGGCCGATCTTCGAGCAACAGTTTGATGAATGGCATCGCAGTTTTGAGGCCGAGGGCCGCAAGCTCGAATGCACCGATGAAGCCAATCTGGCCATCTTGGCCAAGCCCGCTTCGTTGTCACAGATCATCGCTACCCTCATCGAAAACTCGCTGAAGTACGGTGCTGGAAAAACAACAGTGGTATCGAAGAAGGTGGGTCACGGAGTCGTCGTCGACGTTACGGACGAAGGCAAGGGAGTTCCTGAAGACTTGACTGAAGCGATTTTCCGCAAGGGAGTCTCTACGGGAGGGTCCACCGGAATCGGGTTGCCGTTGGCCCGAAGCCTCGCAGAGAATGATGGCGGCAGGCTTGAACTCACGCAGGCGTCTCCGCCCGTGTTCACGCTTTCGATGAATGCCGTGCCACAGTCATTGGACCCGGAAAAGGTGCTGCCGTCGGGGGCCATTATCACGATGGGATCGCGTAGGCGCCGCCACTAG
- a CDS encoding GtrA family protein: MFASNKLVQRLLNGQSFREWFVEFVRFCVVGLGSYIVDVGLFNLLAHSGLVSLPGDPSMTGKIISVSISVIFSWVVNRLWTFGDKRSSERAREFLMFVLVNVGGMLIALACLWFSRYALDLRSQLADNISANVVGLILGTAFRYIMYRYVVFANEPQVQEQVVSQ, from the coding sequence GTGTTCGCATCCAACAAACTGGTACAGCGCTTGCTCAACGGACAATCCTTCCGTGAATGGTTCGTGGAGTTTGTGCGTTTCTGTGTGGTGGGGCTTGGCTCGTACATCGTCGACGTCGGGCTGTTCAACCTCTTAGCACACAGTGGACTGGTGAGCCTTCCCGGCGATCCTTCGATGACCGGCAAGATAATCTCCGTGTCCATCTCGGTGATCTTCTCGTGGGTTGTCAATCGCCTGTGGACGTTCGGTGACAAACGCAGCTCGGAGCGCGCCCGCGAGTTCCTCATGTTCGTTTTGGTCAATGTGGGCGGAATGCTCATCGCTCTGGCGTGCTTGTGGTTCTCCCGGTACGCCCTAGATCTTCGCTCCCAGCTTGCAGATAACATCTCCGCCAACGTTGTAGGGCTCATACTCGGCACGGCGTTCCGCTACATCATGTATCGCTACGTGGTATTCGCGAATGAGCCACAGGTACAAGAGCAAGTTGTCTCACAGTAG
- a CDS encoding 5-(carboxyamino)imidazole ribonucleotide synthase, with protein MPIESIDPTHVQRVVGTGAAAAAPRVGVVGGGQLARMMQESANALGIKLDALVEAADGSAAQVIPASTVGSADDIEAVLAVAGRVDVLTVEHEHVPDAILAAANKIVPVRPGAHALRFAQDKLAMRTRMDELSIPSPRWYEVHSAADVAAALARLSSRPNFDGAILKTPRDGYDGKGVMVIRHASDAAGWLEAAGPEGLLVEEKIPFTMEVAQLVARRPSGQMRTWPLVQTIQQDGVCFEVVAPAPEVPGALVTEVGEIAQRIAAKLDVVGVLAVEIFIAPNESGELQPYVNELAMRPHNSGHWTIEGAQTSQFEQHLRAVLDLPLGSTEPRATWSVMVNVLGSELEDPRIGYPEVMEQFPNAKIHMYGKAVKPGRKIGHVTVMGQNLESVRSSARGAAALLRGENPPQAPAAK; from the coding sequence GTGCCAATCGAATCGATAGACCCAACCCACGTCCAGCGAGTTGTCGGGACCGGTGCAGCTGCCGCCGCTCCCCGAGTGGGCGTTGTTGGTGGTGGCCAGTTGGCCCGAATGATGCAAGAATCAGCGAATGCTCTGGGAATCAAGCTAGATGCGTTGGTCGAAGCCGCAGACGGTTCGGCAGCCCAAGTGATTCCCGCATCCACCGTTGGTAGCGCGGATGATATTGAGGCCGTGCTCGCTGTGGCTGGCCGAGTAGATGTGTTGACTGTGGAACATGAGCACGTCCCTGATGCGATCCTCGCAGCTGCCAACAAAATAGTGCCGGTTCGCCCCGGTGCACACGCGCTCCGATTTGCGCAGGACAAGTTGGCTATGCGCACGCGCATGGACGAACTGAGTATTCCCTCGCCGCGATGGTATGAAGTCCATTCTGCCGCCGACGTCGCCGCAGCGCTCGCACGCCTTTCCTCACGTCCGAACTTCGACGGCGCCATTCTCAAGACTCCGCGCGACGGCTATGACGGCAAAGGTGTCATGGTAATCCGTCATGCCAGCGATGCGGCGGGCTGGCTTGAGGCCGCTGGACCAGAAGGTCTTCTAGTCGAGGAGAAGATCCCATTCACCATGGAAGTGGCGCAGCTGGTGGCTCGCAGGCCATCTGGGCAGATGAGAACCTGGCCTCTGGTTCAAACAATTCAGCAGGATGGCGTGTGCTTCGAGGTGGTGGCTCCCGCTCCAGAGGTCCCCGGTGCGCTTGTCACTGAAGTGGGGGAGATCGCCCAGCGCATCGCGGCCAAGTTGGACGTCGTGGGGGTGCTTGCGGTGGAGATCTTCATCGCACCGAATGAGTCCGGTGAGCTGCAGCCGTATGTCAACGAGCTCGCCATGCGCCCGCACAATTCGGGGCACTGGACCATCGAGGGCGCACAGACCAGTCAGTTTGAACAGCATCTGCGCGCGGTGTTGGACCTGCCTTTGGGGTCAACCGAACCGCGGGCTACGTGGTCAGTCATGGTGAACGTCCTTGGCTCTGAGCTTGAGGATCCACGGATCGGTTATCCCGAGGTCATGGAGCAGTTCCCCAACGCAAAGATCCACATGTACGGTAAGGCCGTGAAGCCCGGCCGCAAGATTGGACACGTGACTGTTATGGGGCAAAATCTGGAGAGCGTGCGGTCAAGCGCTCGCGGGGCAGCGGCGCTTTTGCGCGGTGAGAACCCGCCGCAGGCTCCCGCAGCGAAATGA
- the purE gene encoding 5-(carboxyamino)imidazole ribonucleotide mutase: MSTPIVGIVMGSDSDWATMSQAAEALSEFGIEYEVGVVSAHRMPEDMIAYGRDAASRGLRVIIAGAGGAAHLPGMLAAVTTLPVIGVPVPLKYLDGMDSLLSIVQMPAGVPVATVSIGGARNAGLLAARIVGSGTSAADARVAEKMAVFQRDLRQVAIDKGAKLQGMTGEPRA; this comes from the coding sequence ATGAGCACACCAATTGTTGGAATCGTCATGGGTTCGGATTCGGACTGGGCAACGATGTCGCAGGCAGCTGAGGCGCTCAGCGAGTTCGGGATCGAGTACGAGGTAGGGGTGGTTTCGGCTCATCGGATGCCAGAAGACATGATCGCCTACGGGCGCGATGCTGCCTCGCGCGGACTTAGGGTGATCATTGCCGGTGCGGGCGGTGCGGCTCACCTACCGGGCATGCTGGCTGCGGTTACTACCCTGCCTGTCATTGGAGTTCCAGTGCCCCTGAAGTACTTGGATGGGATGGACTCCCTGCTTTCGATCGTTCAGATGCCAGCTGGTGTGCCGGTCGCCACAGTATCCATCGGGGGAGCGCGGAACGCTGGTCTGTTGGCAGCCAGAATAGTTGGATCGGGCACCAGTGCAGCCGATGCGCGGGTAGCTGAGAAGATGGCAGTATTCCAGCGGGATCTGCGCCAAGTTGCGATTGACAAAGGGGCAAAGCTTCAGGGAATGACGGGCGAGCCACGCGCCTGA
- a CDS encoding LCP family protein — translation MNSQPPSFEPTNPKRRPSDQTARKVGKGQRPTDRGTAASGARPSGSAPQGAAPVRRSVYGDRAAQGGQAAQGGQAARQGNYSARDGSNQASRQQPPSFAPAHSRPQRAQTPASYPPANHQPAGGPKRVRSSADDAWSPSPKNSGIPPRDSGTPSQFAAPASPLKPKKGRAKRRVLTGLAIVLALLIAWPAYLVFYGNSKLEHKEALSGAANTPGTTFLIVGSDEREADGINDGTEGQRSDTIMLLQVPASGSTALVSIPRDSYVEIPGNGAGKINSAYSLGGAELLVETVENLTGMTIDHYVEVSMSGVSELTDAVGGINLCLDYDVNDAYSGLTWTAGCHDVDGTQALAFSRMRYSDPLGDIGRAQRQRQVIGKILDKATTPSTLLNPIAQRRLVGTAATQLTTDTDTSIIGLGRAGLGLRNVMGADGLMGAPPISSLDYKVGGQSTVLLDPDSIDSFFEKMMNGELTQDDFAQLAG, via the coding sequence ATGAACTCACAGCCGCCGTCCTTCGAACCGACCAACCCAAAGCGCCGTCCATCCGATCAGACAGCGCGCAAGGTTGGAAAGGGTCAGCGCCCAACAGACCGAGGCACGGCCGCTTCTGGTGCTCGACCATCTGGTAGCGCACCACAGGGCGCGGCACCTGTTCGGCGCTCAGTGTATGGGGACCGCGCAGCGCAGGGTGGGCAAGCAGCGCAGGGTGGGCAAGCAGCACGCCAAGGTAATTACAGCGCACGTGACGGTTCAAACCAGGCCTCGCGCCAGCAGCCACCAAGCTTCGCTCCGGCTCACTCACGCCCACAACGCGCCCAGACCCCCGCAAGCTATCCTCCTGCGAACCACCAGCCCGCTGGCGGTCCAAAGAGAGTTCGTAGTTCCGCCGACGACGCATGGTCGCCTAGCCCTAAGAACTCCGGCATCCCACCGCGTGATTCCGGCACACCATCGCAGTTTGCGGCGCCAGCTTCCCCACTGAAGCCGAAGAAGGGCCGTGCCAAGCGCCGCGTGTTGACCGGCTTAGCTATCGTGTTGGCCTTGCTCATCGCGTGGCCCGCCTACCTCGTCTTTTACGGCAACTCGAAGCTGGAACACAAGGAGGCGCTCTCAGGTGCCGCTAACACCCCCGGCACTACGTTCCTCATTGTCGGATCCGACGAACGCGAGGCGGACGGTATCAATGACGGTACTGAGGGGCAGCGTTCGGACACCATCATGCTGCTTCAGGTACCAGCTTCCGGTTCTACCGCCTTGGTTTCAATCCCGCGCGACAGCTACGTGGAGATCCCAGGCAATGGTGCCGGCAAGATTAACTCTGCCTATTCACTAGGCGGCGCGGAACTACTGGTGGAGACGGTTGAAAACCTCACGGGTATGACCATCGATCACTACGTCGAAGTCTCAATGTCCGGCGTTTCCGAACTGACAGATGCTGTGGGCGGAATCAACTTGTGCCTCGATTACGACGTCAATGATGCCTATTCAGGCCTGACATGGACGGCCGGTTGCCACGACGTGGACGGGACGCAAGCTCTTGCGTTCTCCCGTATGCGCTATTCGGATCCGCTTGGCGATATTGGCCGCGCACAGCGCCAGCGTCAAGTGATTGGCAAGATCCTTGATAAGGCCACCACACCCTCCACACTTCTCAACCCGATCGCTCAACGCCGCTTGGTTGGTACGGCTGCCACACAACTGACAACTGATACAGATACCTCGATCATCGGTCTAGGCCGCGCAGGATTGGGGTTGCGTAACGTGATGGGAGCCGATGGACTCATGGGAGCCCCGCCGATCTCTTCTCTCGATTACAAGGTAGGCGGCCAGTCAACTGTGCTGCTCGATCCGGATTCCATCGATTCGTTCTTTGAGAAGATGATGAACGGCGAACTGACTCAAGACGATTTCGCCCAGCTTGCGGGCTGA